One genomic segment of Bacteroidales bacterium includes these proteins:
- a CDS encoding ATP-binding protein produces MYSRDIELLIKKYLNSKEIIIIYGARQTGKTTLLNKMFSGDQDALILNCERPDIKDILENMDLSQYRLLFRNKKVIALDEAQTIQNIGKILKLIYDSPEFNHKIIATGSSSFDLAGKISEPLTGRNIKFRIFQLSYNEIAENKSWLWCMENMEELLIYGSYPGIIDKPITEKELMLSNLASDYLYKDIFELEQIRNHSILRKLVKALSWQIGSQVSYNEIANMIGTSMKTVEKYIDLLEKSFVVFGLSSFNKNLRNEIKKSRKYYFYDNGIRNAAISNFSPLTNRQDKGALWENFCMSERIKYNSIHNPLVNVFFWRTYDGGEIDLVEEKNERIYAFEFKYNPKSKVKIPKSFVNAYHPQLSQVVTLENVHEFLMKS; encoded by the coding sequence ATGTATTCCAGAGATATAGAACTTCTAATCAAGAAATATTTAAACAGTAAGGAAATCATCATCATCTATGGTGCTCGCCAAACGGGTAAAACTACCCTGTTAAACAAAATGTTCTCGGGTGATCAAGATGCATTGATCCTCAATTGCGAAAGGCCCGATATAAAAGATATATTGGAAAATATGGATCTCAGCCAATATCGTCTATTATTCCGGAACAAGAAAGTAATTGCCCTTGATGAGGCCCAAACAATACAAAATATAGGCAAAATCCTGAAACTAATATATGATTCTCCGGAATTTAATCATAAGATCATTGCAACAGGTTCAAGTAGTTTTGATCTTGCCGGTAAGATTTCTGAACCCTTAACCGGAAGGAACATCAAATTCAGGATATTTCAGTTATCATATAATGAAATTGCTGAAAACAAATCATGGTTGTGGTGCATGGAAAATATGGAAGAACTCCTGATATACGGATCTTATCCTGGTATAATAGACAAACCAATCACAGAAAAGGAATTAATGCTTAGCAACTTAGCCTCCGATTATTTGTATAAGGACATATTTGAACTGGAACAGATCAGAAATCATAGTATTTTAAGAAAGCTGGTCAAAGCCCTTTCCTGGCAAATCGGTTCGCAAGTGTCATACAATGAAATTGCCAATATGATTGGTACTTCAATGAAAACTGTTGAAAAATATATTGACCTTCTTGAAAAATCATTTGTGGTATTCGGACTATCATCATTTAACAAAAACCTGCGGAATGAAATAAAAAAAAGCAGGAAGTACTATTTTTACGACAATGGTATAAGAAATGCCGCGATAAGCAACTTTTCACCTCTTACAAACAGACAGGACAAAGGTGCTTTATGGGAAAATTTTTGCATGAGCGAAAGAATAAAATACAATTCAATCCATAATCCGTTAGTAAATGTATTCTTTTGGAGAACATACGATGGTGGGGAAATTGATTTGGTTGAAGAAAAAAATGAAAGGATATATGCATTCGAATTCAAATATAACCCGAAATCAAAAGTTAAAATTCCGAAAAGTTTTGTCAATGCATACCATCCTCAATTGTCCCAAGTGGTTACGTTGGAAAATGTTCATGAATTTCTGATGAAGAGCTGA